A section of the Pimelobacter simplex genome encodes:
- a CDS encoding substrate-binding domain-containing protein, with protein MSARKTLGGVLVATLATASVIAGNAPAHAAYTADPDDTTFTPVSGDLIGAGSDTSQHALKLLAETWNNQTPAPGFKVATYAATSGGDLNLPGGATIVRPNGSGAGKGRLYGANNAPEIDFARASSSLNTAESDAGLKQIPFAVDTLKTAVSGLVTSNAPATIAVEDLVKIYNGTYTKWNQVPGGTSTADIVPMLPQDGSGTLSFFLDQLKAANGGTAVALAGTVVRVQEHDDTQIKSNANAIAPFSVGRAGLLGNTLRVEGGFSKQRALYNVVRGADVANAKVTSVFGSDGFLCSEQAEQLIKQAGFDQLARPDKSGVCGEPTSAPTTNFTTSAPALPIVTSSSVTGTSTAARKVTVKAKITGSKTPTGTVTFSEGGTVVAADVPVIGGTATLNLSNVTPGAHRYLALYAPTVGTVFQASEGAVTVTAKTSAKLTETFPASVKKGKKAKGTVVVTLAGTSTKATGKVTVKVGSKVVGSGTVVNGKATITLKKLKKGKNKLVASWGGDALAPASSLAFTIKQK; from the coding sequence ATGTCTGCACGCAAGACGCTCGGGGGAGTCCTCGTTGCGACTCTCGCGACCGCCTCGGTCATCGCCGGCAACGCGCCGGCTCACGCGGCCTACACCGCCGACCCCGACGACACCACGTTCACCCCGGTCTCCGGCGACCTGATCGGCGCCGGCTCGGACACCAGCCAGCACGCGCTCAAGCTGCTGGCCGAGACCTGGAACAACCAGACCCCCGCGCCCGGCTTCAAGGTCGCGACCTACGCCGCGACCAGCGGCGGCGACCTCAACCTGCCGGGCGGCGCGACCATCGTGCGCCCCAACGGCTCGGGTGCCGGCAAGGGCCGCCTCTACGGCGCCAACAACGCCCCCGAGATCGACTTCGCCCGGGCGTCGTCGTCCCTCAACACCGCCGAGTCCGACGCCGGCCTCAAGCAGATCCCGTTCGCCGTCGACACGCTCAAGACCGCGGTCTCCGGCCTGGTCACCTCGAACGCGCCGGCGACGATCGCGGTCGAGGACCTGGTCAAGATCTACAACGGCACCTACACCAAGTGGAACCAGGTCCCGGGCGGCACCTCGACGGCCGACATCGTCCCGATGCTGCCGCAGGACGGCTCGGGCACGCTGAGCTTCTTCCTCGACCAGCTCAAGGCCGCCAACGGCGGTACGGCGGTCGCGCTGGCCGGCACCGTGGTGCGGGTCCAGGAGCACGACGACACCCAGATCAAGAGCAACGCCAACGCCATCGCGCCGTTCTCGGTGGGCCGGGCCGGCCTGCTGGGCAACACCCTGCGGGTCGAGGGCGGCTTCTCCAAGCAGCGCGCGCTCTACAACGTCGTCCGCGGCGCCGACGTGGCCAACGCCAAGGTCACCTCGGTCTTCGGCTCCGACGGCTTCCTCTGCTCCGAGCAGGCCGAGCAGCTCATCAAGCAGGCCGGCTTCGACCAGCTCGCCCGCCCCGACAAGAGCGGCGTGTGCGGTGAGCCCACCTCGGCCCCGACCACGAACTTCACCACCAGCGCCCCGGCGCTGCCGATCGTCACCAGCTCGTCGGTGACCGGCACCAGCACGGCGGCCCGCAAGGTCACCGTCAAGGCGAAGATCACCGGCTCGAAGACGCCCACCGGCACCGTGACGTTCAGCGAGGGCGGCACCGTCGTCGCCGCCGACGTCCCGGTCATCGGCGGTACCGCCACGCTCAACCTGAGCAACGTCACCCCGGGCGCGCACCGCTACCTGGCGCTGTACGCCCCCACGGTCGGCACCGTGTTCCAGGCCTCCGAGGGTGCCGTCACGGTCACCGCGAAGACCTCGGCCAAGCTGACCGAGACCTTCCCGGCGTCGGTCAAGAAGGGCAAGAAGGCCAAGGGCACCGTCGTCGTCACGCTCGCCGGCACCAGCACCAAGGCCACCGGCAAGGTCACCGTCAAGGTCGGCAGCAAGGTCGTCGGCTCGGGCACCGTGGTCAACGGCAAGGCGACCATCACCCTCAAGAAGCTCAAGAAGGGCAAGAACAAGCTCGTCGCGAGCTGGGGCGGCGACGCCCTCGCGCCGGCCTCGAGCCTCGCGTTCACGATCAAGCAGAAGTGA
- a CDS encoding phosphate ABC transporter ATP-binding protein produces MSTPPADAETVTIPAVQAPLPPPPPAPLAPPGPAAPAVPATDVPRLGPATSVDAGLPERLAEIEARDITAWFGDHKVLDRVSLTMPAGGITALIGPSGCGKSTFLRILNRMHELVPSAKLAGEVLLDGEDIYDPGKRLIDARRSIGMVFQKPNPFPAMSIRENVLAGLKLTGTRMRRPDKDALVESCLTKGGLWNEVKDRLDAPGGGLSGGQQQRLCIARSLAIRPRVLLMDEPCSALDPTSTRVIEETMLELAQEVTIVIVTHNMQQAARVSDQCAFFLASQGQPGLIVEHGDTTAMFQSPQDSRTYDYVNGRFG; encoded by the coding sequence ATGAGCACCCCTCCCGCCGACGCCGAGACCGTCACCATCCCGGCCGTCCAGGCGCCCCTGCCGCCGCCCCCGCCCGCGCCGCTCGCGCCGCCGGGGCCCGCGGCGCCGGCGGTTCCCGCGACCGACGTACCGCGGCTCGGCCCGGCGACCTCGGTCGACGCCGGCCTCCCCGAGCGCCTCGCCGAGATCGAGGCGCGCGACATCACCGCCTGGTTCGGCGACCACAAGGTGCTCGACCGGGTCTCGCTGACCATGCCCGCCGGCGGCATCACCGCACTGATCGGCCCCTCCGGCTGCGGCAAGTCCACCTTCCTGCGCATCCTCAACCGGATGCACGAGCTGGTGCCCTCGGCCAAGCTGGCCGGCGAGGTGCTGCTCGACGGCGAGGACATCTACGACCCGGGCAAGCGCCTCATCGACGCCCGCCGCTCGATCGGCATGGTGTTCCAGAAGCCCAACCCGTTCCCGGCGATGTCGATCCGGGAGAACGTGCTGGCCGGCCTCAAGCTCACCGGCACCCGCATGCGCCGTCCCGACAAGGACGCGCTCGTCGAGTCCTGCCTGACCAAGGGCGGGCTGTGGAACGAGGTCAAGGACCGCCTCGACGCGCCCGGCGGCGGCCTCTCCGGCGGCCAGCAGCAGCGCCTCTGCATCGCCCGCTCGCTCGCGATCCGTCCGCGCGTCCTGCTCATGGACGAGCCCTGCTCGGCCCTCGACCCGACCTCGACCCGGGTGATCGAGGAGACCATGCTCGAGCTGGCCCAGGAGGTGACGATCGTGATCGTCACCCACAACATGCAGCAGGCGGCGCGGGTCTCGGACCAGTGCGCGTTCTTCCTCGCCTCGCAGGGCCAGCCCGGCCTGATCGTCGAGCACGGCGACACGACCGCCATGTTCCAGAGCCCGCAGGACTCGCGGACCTACGACTACGTCAACGGCCGGTTCGGCTGA
- a CDS encoding TetR/AcrR family transcriptional regulator — MRQTDAVSQVRRRPGGRSAEVGARVREATLALLAEQGYEALQLSEVAVRAGVNKATVYRRWATKPRLVAALVTDLADERVPTPDTGTLCGDLAAMLAAVTALLEDRAVRAVLRAVVTLADDDTEVDDLRRSFWDAQLADAAVVVTRAVARDELPVGTEPRLFLERVFGPVYFRMLLGGRGLTPAELDVLSRTGR, encoded by the coding sequence GTGCGCCAGACTGACGCCGTGAGCCAGGTACGACGACGCCCGGGCGGACGCTCCGCCGAGGTGGGAGCGCGGGTGCGCGAGGCGACGCTCGCGCTGCTGGCCGAGCAGGGCTACGAGGCGCTCCAGCTGAGCGAGGTCGCCGTCCGCGCCGGGGTGAACAAGGCGACCGTCTACCGCCGCTGGGCGACGAAGCCGCGCCTGGTCGCCGCCCTGGTGACCGACCTGGCCGACGAGCGGGTGCCGACGCCCGACACCGGCACGCTGTGCGGCGACCTGGCCGCGATGCTCGCCGCGGTGACCGCGCTGCTGGAGGACCGGGCGGTGCGCGCGGTGCTCCGCGCGGTGGTCACGCTGGCCGACGACGACACCGAGGTCGACGACCTGCGGCGCTCCTTCTGGGATGCCCAGCTGGCCGACGCCGCGGTCGTCGTGACCCGCGCCGTGGCACGTGACGAGCTGCCCGTGGGCACCGAGCCGCGGCTGTTCCTCGAGCGGGTCTTCGGCCCGGTCTACTTCCGGATGCTGCTCGGCGGACGGGGGCTGACGCCCGCCGAGCTCGACGTGCTCAGCCGAACCGGCCGTTGA
- the mfd gene encoding transcription-repair coupling factor, with protein sequence MSLAGLADAVLADPTLSAALAAASGDAQPTGELTGPEALRPFLVAGLARSARPVLVVTATTREAEQLVAELGDLLDPTSIAYYPSWETLPHERLSPRSDTVGRRLAVLRRLCHPGTDAATGPVQVVVAPVRSMLQPQVKGLGDLIPVELATGDSADIDDVVAGLVGAAYTRVDLVEKRGEFAVRGGIVDVFPPTEEHPLRVEFFGDDVDEIRTFAVADQRTIEKVERLWAPPCRELLLTDAVRERAAELGRTHPQLLEITDKLAQGIAVEGMEALIPALVDDLELLVDLMPDDTRVLVLDPERARARAHDLVATSEEFLAASWATAASGGQAPIDLQAASYHALGDVRTHARERGQSWWTFSPFGLDDETPSVAQPAPTYRGEVDKAFTDIARWRAEGTRVVVVHVGHGPAQRMVEALAERDVPARLVEDLPAGHELDPAVVTITCGNLGHGLLDAERGLAVLTGEDIVGAKASTRDKGAMPVRRKRQIDPLELKAGDYVVHEQHGVGRFVEMKQREVQGAVREYLVLEYGPSKRGGPADRLFVPADTLDQVTRYVGGEQPSLDRLGGGDWTKRKNKARKAVREIAAELIKLYAARQATQGHAFGPDSPWQRELEDAFPFHETPDQLTTVDEVKADMERTVPMDRLICGDVGYGKTEIAVRAAFKAVQDGKQVAVLVPTTLLVNQHLATFSERMSGFPVNLKPLSRFQTDKEAAETVAGLADGTVDVVVGTHRLFNAETRFKDLGLIIVDEEQRFGVEHKEAMKRLRTSVDVLSMSATPIPRTLEMAITGIREMSTITTPPEERHPVLTYVGGYEDRQVVAAVRRELLRDGQVFYIHNRVSSIEKAAAKIRELVPEARVATAHGQMGEHQLEQVMVDFWEKNFDVLVCTTIVESGIDVSNANTMIIERSDTLGLSQLHQLRGRVGRSRERAYAYFLYPTEKPLTETAHERLATLAQHSDLGGGMAIAMKDLEIRGAGNLLGGEQSGHIADVGFDLYVRLVGEAVRDFRDDGGAPEQLEEVRIELPVEAHLPHDYIPSERLRLEIYKRLAEVRTDADVDEIIAELEDRYGEPPQQVAALLLVARFRARARKAGIKEITSVGKNVRFHPVVLPESRTIRLNRLYPKSIVKHQLESILVPRPGIPGRTGTPIEGVALLEWARLVIDSVIDPTE encoded by the coding sequence GTGAGCCTCGCCGGCCTCGCCGACGCCGTCCTCGCCGACCCGACCCTGTCCGCCGCGCTCGCGGCGGCCTCCGGGGACGCCCAGCCGACCGGTGAGCTCACCGGTCCCGAGGCGCTGCGCCCGTTCCTGGTCGCGGGCCTGGCCCGCTCCGCGCGGCCGGTCCTCGTGGTCACCGCGACCACGCGCGAGGCCGAGCAGCTGGTCGCCGAGCTGGGCGACCTGCTCGACCCGACGAGCATCGCCTACTACCCGAGCTGGGAGACGCTGCCGCACGAGCGGCTCAGCCCGCGCAGCGACACGGTCGGGCGCCGGCTCGCCGTCCTGCGCCGGCTCTGCCACCCGGGGACCGATGCCGCGACCGGACCGGTCCAGGTGGTCGTGGCGCCGGTGCGCAGCATGCTGCAGCCCCAGGTCAAGGGTCTGGGTGACCTGATCCCCGTCGAGCTGGCGACCGGCGACAGCGCCGACATCGACGACGTCGTCGCGGGGCTCGTGGGCGCGGCCTACACCCGGGTCGACCTGGTCGAGAAGCGCGGCGAGTTCGCGGTGCGCGGTGGCATCGTCGACGTCTTCCCGCCGACCGAGGAGCACCCGCTGCGCGTGGAGTTCTTCGGCGACGACGTCGACGAGATCCGTACGTTCGCCGTGGCCGACCAGCGCACCATCGAGAAGGTCGAGCGGCTCTGGGCGCCGCCGTGCCGCGAGCTGCTGCTGACCGACGCCGTCCGGGAGCGGGCCGCCGAGCTCGGCCGGACCCACCCCCAGCTGCTCGAGATCACCGACAAGCTCGCCCAGGGCATCGCGGTCGAGGGCATGGAGGCGCTCATCCCGGCGCTCGTCGACGACCTCGAGCTGCTCGTCGACCTCATGCCCGACGACACCCGCGTCCTCGTGCTCGACCCCGAGCGGGCCCGGGCCCGGGCGCACGACCTGGTCGCGACGAGCGAGGAGTTCCTCGCCGCGTCCTGGGCGACCGCCGCGAGCGGTGGGCAGGCGCCCATCGACCTGCAGGCGGCGTCGTACCACGCGCTGGGCGACGTCCGCACCCACGCGCGCGAGCGCGGCCAGAGCTGGTGGACGTTCAGCCCGTTCGGCCTCGACGACGAGACCCCGAGCGTCGCGCAGCCCGCGCCGACCTACCGCGGCGAGGTCGACAAGGCGTTCACCGACATCGCCCGGTGGCGTGCCGAAGGCACCCGCGTGGTCGTCGTCCACGTCGGCCACGGACCGGCCCAGCGGATGGTCGAGGCGCTCGCCGAGCGCGACGTCCCGGCCCGGCTCGTCGAGGACCTGCCGGCCGGCCACGAGCTCGACCCGGCGGTCGTCACCATCACCTGCGGCAACCTGGGCCACGGTCTCCTCGACGCCGAGCGCGGGCTCGCCGTCCTCACCGGCGAGGACATCGTCGGCGCCAAGGCCTCGACCCGCGACAAGGGCGCGATGCCGGTGCGCCGCAAGCGCCAGATCGACCCGCTCGAGCTCAAGGCCGGCGACTACGTCGTCCACGAGCAGCACGGGGTCGGCCGCTTCGTCGAGATGAAGCAGCGCGAGGTCCAGGGCGCGGTGCGCGAGTACCTCGTCCTCGAGTACGGCCCCTCCAAGCGCGGCGGCCCGGCCGACCGGCTGTTCGTCCCGGCCGACACCCTCGACCAGGTCACCCGCTACGTCGGTGGCGAGCAGCCCAGCCTCGACCGGCTCGGCGGCGGCGACTGGACCAAGCGCAAGAACAAGGCCCGCAAGGCCGTCCGCGAGATCGCGGCCGAGCTGATCAAGCTCTACGCCGCCCGCCAGGCCACCCAGGGCCACGCCTTCGGCCCCGACAGCCCGTGGCAGCGCGAGCTCGAGGACGCCTTCCCGTTCCACGAGACGCCCGACCAGCTGACCACGGTCGACGAGGTCAAGGCCGACATGGAGCGCACCGTGCCCATGGACCGCCTCATCTGCGGCGACGTCGGCTACGGCAAGACCGAGATCGCCGTCCGGGCGGCGTTCAAGGCGGTCCAGGACGGCAAGCAGGTCGCCGTCCTGGTGCCGACGACGCTCCTGGTCAACCAGCACCTCGCGACGTTCAGCGAGCGGATGAGCGGCTTCCCGGTCAACCTCAAGCCGCTGAGCCGGTTCCAGACCGACAAGGAGGCCGCCGAGACCGTCGCCGGTCTCGCCGACGGCACGGTCGACGTCGTGGTCGGCACCCACCGGCTCTTCAACGCCGAGACCCGGTTCAAGGACCTCGGGCTGATCATCGTCGACGAGGAGCAGCGCTTCGGTGTCGAGCACAAGGAGGCGATGAAGCGGCTGCGCACCTCGGTCGACGTCCTCTCCATGTCCGCCACGCCGATCCCGCGCACGCTCGAGATGGCGATCACCGGCATCCGCGAGATGTCGACGATCACCACCCCGCCCGAGGAGCGGCACCCGGTGCTGACCTACGTCGGCGGCTACGAGGACCGCCAGGTCGTCGCCGCCGTACGACGCGAGCTGCTCCGCGACGGTCAGGTCTTCTACATCCACAACCGGGTGAGCTCGATCGAGAAGGCCGCGGCCAAGATCCGCGAGCTGGTCCCCGAGGCCCGGGTCGCCACGGCGCACGGCCAGATGGGGGAGCACCAGCTCGAGCAGGTGATGGTCGACTTCTGGGAGAAGAACTTCGACGTCCTGGTCTGCACGACCATCGTCGAGTCCGGCATCGACGTCTCCAACGCCAACACGATGATCATCGAGCGCTCCGACACGCTCGGCCTCTCCCAGCTCCACCAGCTGCGCGGCCGGGTGGGTCGCTCGCGCGAGCGGGCCTACGCCTACTTCCTCTACCCGACCGAGAAGCCGCTCACCGAGACCGCGCACGAGCGTCTCGCGACGCTCGCCCAGCACTCCGACCTCGGCGGCGGGATGGCGATCGCGATGAAGGACCTCGAGATCCGCGGCGCCGGCAACCTGCTCGGCGGCGAGCAGTCCGGACACATCGCCGACGTCGGCTTCGACCTCTACGTCCGCCTGGTCGGCGAGGCGGTGCGCGACTTCCGCGACGACGGCGGCGCTCCGGAGCAGCTCGAGGAGGTCCGCATCGAGCTGCCGGTCGAGGCGCACCTGCCCCACGACTACATCCCGAGCGAGCGGCTGCGGCTCGAGATCTACAAGCGCCTGGCCGAGGTCCGTACCGACGCCGACGTCGACGAGATCATCGCCGAGCTCGAGGACCGCTACGGCGAGCCGCCCCAGCAGGTCGCGGCGCTGCTGCTCGTGGCGCGCTTCCGGGCCCGGGCCCGCAAGGCCGGGATCAAGGAGATCACCTCGGTCGGCAAGAACGTCCGCTTCCACCCGGTGGTGCTGCCGGAGTCGCGCACGATCCGGCTCAACCGGCTCTACCCGAAGTCGATCGTCAAGCACCAGCTCGAGTCGATCCTGGTGCCGCGTCCGGGCATCCCGGGGCGTACGGGAACCCCCATCGAGGGCGTGGCCCTGCTTGAATGGGCGCGGCTGGTGATCGACTCGGTCATCGACCCCACGGAGTAG
- a CDS encoding MazG nucleotide pyrophosphohydrolase domain-containing protein, producing MGEAPEGAVAELVAVMRRLRAECPWKQEQTHRSLVRYLLEETYETVDAIDAGELSGDWSHLAEELGDVLLQVVFHAAIAEERGEFDLDDVARGITAKMRRRNPHVFGAAEGGADADAGTEGLSAAEVDALWQRMKAAEKPGAMASPLPSGLPALLYADKALARRERAGSALPDAGPGIGERLLALVAEARAAGVDPEEALRDVVRGLD from the coding sequence ATGGGCGAGGCGCCCGAGGGCGCCGTCGCCGAGCTCGTCGCGGTGATGCGGCGGCTGCGCGCGGAGTGCCCGTGGAAGCAGGAGCAGACCCACCGCTCGCTGGTGCGCTACCTGCTCGAGGAGACCTACGAGACGGTCGACGCGATCGACGCCGGTGAGCTCTCGGGCGACTGGTCCCACCTGGCCGAGGAGCTCGGCGACGTCCTGCTCCAGGTGGTCTTCCACGCGGCGATCGCCGAGGAGCGCGGCGAGTTCGACCTCGACGACGTCGCGCGCGGGATCACCGCCAAGATGCGCCGGCGCAACCCCCACGTCTTCGGCGCCGCCGAGGGAGGCGCCGACGCCGACGCCGGTACCGAGGGGCTCAGCGCGGCGGAGGTCGACGCCCTCTGGCAGCGGATGAAGGCCGCCGAGAAGCCGGGCGCCATGGCGTCCCCGCTCCCGTCGGGACTGCCGGCCCTGCTCTACGCCGACAAGGCGCTCGCCCGCCGCGAGCGCGCCGGCTCCGCGCTCCCGGACGCCGGTCCGGGCATCGGGGAGCGCCTGCTCGCGCTGGTCGCCGAGGCGCGGGCGGCGGGGGTCGATCCCGAGGAGGCCCTGCGCGACGTCGTCCGCGGGCTCGACTAG
- a CDS encoding DmpA family aminopeptidase: protein MPRDAHRPRARDLVDLPGEPGPHNAITDVPGVTVGVETLVQGDDVRTGVTAILPRGREGVGEPCAAGWYSLNGNGELTGTTWIEESGALTMPVTLSNTHAVGACHTGVVAWVNEVHPRLAAAWLLPVCGETWDGYLNDINGGHVRPEHARAALDAATGGPVPEGSVGGGTGMNCYAFKGGTGTASRRVRFGEATYTVGALVQANFGSREELVVAGVPVGRSLRDDNPMETTPWFERDLGAGGDRVPAGAGSVIVVVATDAPLLPHQCKALARRVPLGLARTGTAGGHFSGDIFLAFSTAPAPGLRSTMSPTPTELATQQLVPWGAIDPFLTAVVEAVEESVLNALVVNDEMVGRAGHRTPALPHDALRR, encoded by the coding sequence ATGCCCCGTGACGCCCACCGCCCCCGTGCCCGCGACCTCGTCGACCTGCCCGGCGAGCCGGGCCCGCACAACGCGATCACCGACGTGCCCGGCGTGACCGTCGGCGTCGAGACCCTCGTCCAGGGGGACGACGTCCGGACCGGCGTCACCGCGATCCTGCCCCGCGGCCGCGAGGGCGTCGGCGAGCCGTGCGCGGCCGGCTGGTACTCCCTCAACGGCAACGGCGAGCTCACCGGCACCACCTGGATCGAGGAGTCCGGCGCCCTCACGATGCCCGTCACCCTGTCCAACACCCACGCCGTCGGCGCCTGCCACACCGGCGTCGTCGCGTGGGTCAACGAGGTCCACCCCCGGCTCGCCGCGGCGTGGCTGCTCCCGGTCTGCGGCGAGACCTGGGACGGCTACCTCAACGACATCAACGGTGGCCACGTCCGGCCCGAGCACGCCCGCGCGGCGCTCGACGCCGCCACCGGCGGTCCGGTCCCCGAGGGCTCGGTCGGCGGCGGCACCGGCATGAACTGCTACGCCTTCAAGGGCGGGACGGGCACCGCCTCGCGCCGGGTCCGGTTCGGCGAGGCCACCTACACGGTCGGCGCGCTGGTCCAGGCCAACTTCGGCTCCCGCGAGGAGCTCGTCGTGGCCGGCGTACCGGTCGGGCGCAGCCTGCGCGACGACAACCCGATGGAGACCACCCCCTGGTTCGAGCGCGACCTCGGCGCCGGCGGCGACCGGGTGCCGGCCGGCGCCGGCTCGGTGATCGTCGTCGTGGCGACCGACGCCCCGCTGCTCCCCCACCAGTGCAAGGCGCTCGCCCGGCGGGTCCCGCTCGGCCTCGCCCGCACCGGTACGGCGGGCGGGCACTTCTCCGGCGACATCTTCCTGGCCTTCTCGACCGCGCCCGCCCCCGGGCTGCGCAGCACGATGTCCCCCACGCCGACCGAGCTCGCCACCCAGCAGCTCGTGCCGTGGGGCGCGATCGACCCGTTCCTCACCGCCGTCGTCGAGGCCGTCGAGGAGTCGGTCCTCAACGCGCTGGTCGTCAACGACGAGATGGTCGGCCGCGCCGGTCACCGCACGCCGGCGCTGCCCCACGACGCGCTGCGCCGCTGA
- a CDS encoding TetR/AcrR family transcriptional regulator: MARFKDQERRRDEIVAATLQVLRESGSAALRLRDVAARAGVSTGTVHYYFDDVQGLLAEVHARARKRFYDDRLSRLTQLPDARDKLVAAIRGGLPTSTDDDLVAALYHLDGQMRFREPNSELYTALYDTQVAIYVGILEVGVAQGHFELAADPTDLAQNLVALEDAYGEHIVVGVRSLHYERVVELLCGYARLATRCADIVPDREVPHAP, translated from the coding sequence GTGGCACGCTTCAAGGACCAGGAGCGGCGGCGCGACGAGATCGTGGCGGCGACCCTCCAGGTGCTGCGCGAGTCCGGTTCGGCGGCCCTGCGGCTGCGCGACGTGGCGGCCCGGGCCGGCGTCTCGACCGGCACCGTGCACTACTACTTCGACGACGTCCAGGGGCTGCTCGCCGAGGTGCACGCCCGCGCCCGCAAGCGCTTCTACGACGACCGGCTCTCCCGGCTCACCCAGCTCCCCGACGCCCGGGACAAGCTGGTCGCCGCCATCCGCGGCGGGCTGCCCACCTCGACCGACGACGACCTCGTCGCCGCGCTCTACCACCTCGACGGCCAGATGAGGTTCCGCGAGCCCAACTCCGAGCTCTACACCGCGCTCTACGACACCCAGGTCGCGATCTACGTCGGCATCCTCGAGGTCGGCGTGGCCCAGGGCCACTTCGAGCTCGCCGCCGACCCGACCGACCTGGCCCAGAACCTGGTCGCCCTCGAGGACGCCTACGGCGAGCACATCGTCGTCGGCGTCCGCTCCCTGCACTACGAGCGCGTGGTCGAGCTGCTCTGCGGCTACGCCCGGCTCGCGACCCGCTGCGCCGACATCGTCCCCGACCGGGAGGTCCCCCATGCCCCGTGA
- a CDS encoding APC family permease yields the protein MAELDPHETPAAGMIEDNPSPEGPARYEQQLARSLTMRENIMITLSSVTPASSVFIIVPAILLGVGGASVLTLALAAVAAVLVGVCYAELSATYPVTGGEYTWAARLLGRPAGFATFLLTLVSGILIIAVIALGTGDYLGAAWSGLSGSWVGVAVIVVTTAVAALDIRTNAWVTGLFLATEVLALIVLAVLGFLHPERGIATFFSAQTMGAHGLEGVGVAAVVALLPVALFAFNGYGAAVYYVEETKDANRTIGRVILVALAVTALVEIVPLAAVVVGAPSMEALLASDAPMNYFLLERGGSALNVVISVGIALAIVNAVIAIIIQIARLVYASARDRSWPGPVDDVLGRIHPRFKSPVNATLLVGGVAALAAALIPLSWLITATGASVAVVYLVVGTSALRLRRPGLARSRGYRMPWWPLPPLLLIAGMVYVCVQVARDTPSQLAISLTTMVLGLVYYLGFIHPRRGERWTLPDPVEEEGTA from the coding sequence ATGGCCGAGCTCGACCCGCACGAAACTCCCGCCGCCGGAATGATCGAGGACAACCCGTCTCCGGAGGGTCCGGCCCGCTACGAGCAGCAGCTCGCACGGTCGCTGACGATGCGCGAGAACATCATGATCACGCTGTCCTCGGTGACCCCGGCGTCGAGCGTCTTCATCATCGTCCCGGCGATCCTGCTGGGCGTGGGCGGTGCCTCGGTGCTCACCCTGGCGCTGGCCGCGGTCGCGGCCGTCCTGGTCGGGGTCTGCTACGCCGAGCTGTCGGCGACGTACCCGGTGACCGGGGGCGAGTACACCTGGGCCGCCCGGCTGCTCGGGCGCCCCGCGGGCTTCGCGACCTTCCTGCTCACGCTGGTCAGCGGGATCCTCATCATCGCGGTGATCGCGCTCGGCACCGGCGACTACCTCGGGGCCGCGTGGTCCGGGCTCAGCGGCAGCTGGGTCGGGGTCGCCGTGATCGTCGTGACGACCGCGGTGGCGGCGCTCGACATCCGCACCAACGCCTGGGTCACCGGTCTCTTCCTCGCCACCGAGGTGCTCGCGCTCATCGTCCTGGCGGTGCTCGGGTTCCTGCACCCCGAGCGCGGCATCGCCACCTTCTTCTCCGCCCAGACCATGGGTGCGCACGGCCTCGAAGGCGTCGGCGTCGCCGCGGTCGTCGCGCTGCTGCCGGTGGCGCTCTTCGCGTTCAACGGCTACGGCGCCGCCGTCTACTACGTCGAGGAGACCAAGGACGCCAACCGCACGATCGGCCGGGTCATCCTGGTCGCGCTCGCCGTGACGGCGCTCGTCGAGATCGTGCCGCTCGCCGCCGTCGTCGTCGGTGCGCCCAGCATGGAGGCCCTGCTCGCCAGCGACGCCCCGATGAACTACTTCCTCCTCGAGCGGGGCGGCTCGGCCCTCAACGTCGTGATTAGCGTCGGCATCGCCCTGGCCATCGTCAACGCGGTGATCGCGATCATCATCCAGATCGCCCGCCTGGTCTACGCCTCGGCGCGCGACCGCTCCTGGCCGGGCCCGGTCGACGATGTCCTGGGCCGGATCCACCCGCGCTTCAAGTCGCCGGTCAACGCGACCCTGCTCGTCGGCGGCGTCGCCGCCCTGGCCGCGGCGCTCATCCCGCTGTCGTGGCTGATCACGGCGACCGGTGCGTCCGTGGCCGTCGTCTACCTCGTGGTCGGCACGAGCGCCCTGCGGCTGCGCCGCCCGGGGCTCGCCCGCTCGCGCGGCTACCGGATGCCGTGGTGGCCGCTGCCGCCGCTGCTCCTCATCGCCGGGATGGTCTACGTGTGCGTCCAGGTCGCCCGGGACACGCCCTCGCAGCTCGCGATCAGCCTGACCACGATGGTGCTGGGTCTCGTCTACTACCTGGGCTTCATCCACCCGCGGCGCGGCGAGCGCTGGACGCTGCCGGACCCGGTCGAGGAGGAGGGTACGGCCTGA